From Etheostoma cragini isolate CJK2018 chromosome 14, CSU_Ecrag_1.0, whole genome shotgun sequence, the proteins below share one genomic window:
- the gmeb1 gene encoding glucocorticoid modulatory element-binding protein 1 isoform X1, translated as MATTDEVTVSMAEVVMVKGDSEGDPDDPNKTQVILQLQPIPTGDESAETDAAVMTVEAHPEQTDGEDVEIGCPITCGESKAVLLVKKFVCPGINVKCVKYEDQLISPKQFVHMSGKATLKDWKRAIRMGGVMLRKMMDSGQLDFYQHSTLCTNTCRSTKFDLLINNTRFPPDGSGLTTPTSSQAQVVLGNGGTAGEDRAEVLSAKMDWISSSLEAADRKESNEISEDTLNFWKGIADVGLLGEVVTNISTELLELLNGVQQRREPAGLQDTDSCLVEVAVLSNLAQVFGLLDSVKKTLEKTRQQMDPSQEHTLSTLTNLEVQLEEQRKQQQVRALLSCPQPAKNKTPTKRQTKRPRLQRPASTTTLLTSSINQQAALQPQQFTVLSPISLSSVGQPFTMGGLPIASLAQSSNTVTLLPAGSQLFTRYMVTTGDGKGDTITLHPSSGLTLVGTTMQDSSQLGTMVSPIELLHLSQQAGGGEMVPIEGQVMDGTMLVQQEVMQSDAEAGQEHTVIEINPAPMEQAVGVMELQLSEEPGRDGAAMMVQSAMEVTMAAAGEETQCQMQEAQTGGVQGLQLDASGQLSGVQIVVIEENTQEENTVK; from the exons ATGGCGACCACCGACGAGGTCACAGTGTCGATGGCGGAGGTGGTGATGGTCAAGGGGGATAGTGAAGGAGACCCAGATGACCCGAATAAGACTCAGGTCATCCTCCAGCTCCAGCCAATCCCCACTGG AGATGAATCTGCTGAAACAGATGCAGCTGTCATGACTGTTGAAGCACATCCAG aaCAAACTGATGGAGAAGACGTTGAAATTGGCTGTCCCATAACATGTGGCGAGAGTAAAGCTGTGTTACTAGTGAAGAAATTTGTATGCCCAGGAATCAATGTAAAGTGTGTCAAG TATGAAGACCAACTGATCAGCCCTAAGCAGTTTGTGCACATGTCCGGGAAAGCCACTCTGAAAGACTGGAAGAGAGCCATCCGGATGGGTGGAGTCATGCTAAG AAAAATGATGGATTCGGGTCAGCTCGACTTCTACCAGCACAGCACACTGTGCACCAACACATGTCGCAGCACCAAGTTTGACCTATTAATTAACAACACGCGGTTCCCTCCTGACGGCTCCGGGCTGACCACGCCCACATCCTCTCAAG CTCAGGTGGTCCTGGGTAATGGTGGCACAGCGGGCGAGGACAGAGCAGAAGTTCTGAGTGCGAAGATGGACTGGATTTCAAGCTCGCTGGAGGCTGCGGACAGAAAGGAATCAAATGAGATCTCAG AGGACACGCTGAACTTCTGGAAGGGTATCGCTGATGTGGGTTTGCTGGGTGAAGTGGTGACCAACATCAGCACagagctgctggagctgctgaacGGCGTGCAGCAGCGCAGGGAGCCAGCTGGCTTACAGGACACAG ATTCCTGTCTGGTAGAGGTGGCGGTGCTCAGCAACCTTGCCCAAGTGTTCGGCCTGCTCGACTCGGTCAAGAAGACACTGGAGAAGACGAGGCAGCAGATGGATCCCAGCCAGGAGCACACCCTCAGCACGCTCACCA ACCTGGAGGTGCAGCTGGAAGAACagaggaagcagcagcaggtgCGAGCTCTGCTGTCCTGCCCGCAGCCCGCCAAAAACAAAACTCCCACAAAGCGCCAGACCAAGCGGCCGCGTCTTCAGAGGCCTGCCTCCACCACCACCCTCTTGACCTCGTCCATCAACCAGCAGGCTGCCCTGCAGCCCCAGCAGTTCACCGTGCTCTCCCCCATCTCGCTGTCCTCGGTGGGCCAGCCGTTTACCATGGGAGGCCTGCCCATCGCCTCCCTGGCCCAGTCCTCCAACACGGTCACCCTGCTCCCCGCCGGCTCGCAGCTTTTCACCCGCTACATGGTGACAACCGGAGACGGAAAAGGGGACACCATCACCTTGCACCCGTCCTCGGGCCTCACACTGGTGGGCACCACCATGCAGGACTCCAGCCAGCTGGGCACCATGGTGAGTCCCATAGAGCTGCTGCACCTGAGCCAGCAGGCCGGCGGCGGCGAGATGGTGCCCATAGAAGGCCAGGTGATGGATGGCACCATGCTGGTGCAGCAGGAGGTGATGCAGAGCGACGCGGAGGCCGGCCAAGAGCACACGGTCATTGAGATCAACCCGGCTCCCATGGAGCAGGCGGTGGGAGTGATGGAGCTGCAGCTGAGCGAGGAGCCGGGCAGAGACGGAGCCGCCATGATGGTCCAGAGCGCAATGGAGGTGACCATGGCTGCAGCGGGGGAGGAGACACAGTGCCAAATGCAGGAAGCACAGACTGGGGGGGTCCAGGGGCTGCAGCTGGACGCCAGCGGACAGTTGTCAGGGGTACAGATAGTTGTAATAGAAGAAAACACTCAGGAAGAAAACACggtcaaataa
- the gmeb1 gene encoding glucocorticoid modulatory element-binding protein 1 isoform X2, which yields MATTDEVTVSMAEVVMVKGDSEGDPDDPNKTQVILQLQPIPTGDESAETDAAVMTVEAHPEQTDGEDVEIGCPITCGESKAVLLVKKFVCPGINVKCVKYEDQLISPKQFVHMSGKATLKDWKRAIRMGGVMLRKMMDSGQLDFYQHSTLCTNTCRSTKFDLLINNTRFPPDGSGLTTPTSSQAQVVLGNGGTAGEDRAEVLSAKMDWISSSLEAADRKESNEISEDTLNFWKGIADVGLLGEVVTNISTELLELLNGVQQRREPAGLQDTEVAVLSNLAQVFGLLDSVKKTLEKTRQQMDPSQEHTLSTLTNLEVQLEEQRKQQQVRALLSCPQPAKNKTPTKRQTKRPRLQRPASTTTLLTSSINQQAALQPQQFTVLSPISLSSVGQPFTMGGLPIASLAQSSNTVTLLPAGSQLFTRYMVTTGDGKGDTITLHPSSGLTLVGTTMQDSSQLGTMVSPIELLHLSQQAGGGEMVPIEGQVMDGTMLVQQEVMQSDAEAGQEHTVIEINPAPMEQAVGVMELQLSEEPGRDGAAMMVQSAMEVTMAAAGEETQCQMQEAQTGGVQGLQLDASGQLSGVQIVVIEENTQEENTVK from the exons ATGGCGACCACCGACGAGGTCACAGTGTCGATGGCGGAGGTGGTGATGGTCAAGGGGGATAGTGAAGGAGACCCAGATGACCCGAATAAGACTCAGGTCATCCTCCAGCTCCAGCCAATCCCCACTGG AGATGAATCTGCTGAAACAGATGCAGCTGTCATGACTGTTGAAGCACATCCAG aaCAAACTGATGGAGAAGACGTTGAAATTGGCTGTCCCATAACATGTGGCGAGAGTAAAGCTGTGTTACTAGTGAAGAAATTTGTATGCCCAGGAATCAATGTAAAGTGTGTCAAG TATGAAGACCAACTGATCAGCCCTAAGCAGTTTGTGCACATGTCCGGGAAAGCCACTCTGAAAGACTGGAAGAGAGCCATCCGGATGGGTGGAGTCATGCTAAG AAAAATGATGGATTCGGGTCAGCTCGACTTCTACCAGCACAGCACACTGTGCACCAACACATGTCGCAGCACCAAGTTTGACCTATTAATTAACAACACGCGGTTCCCTCCTGACGGCTCCGGGCTGACCACGCCCACATCCTCTCAAG CTCAGGTGGTCCTGGGTAATGGTGGCACAGCGGGCGAGGACAGAGCAGAAGTTCTGAGTGCGAAGATGGACTGGATTTCAAGCTCGCTGGAGGCTGCGGACAGAAAGGAATCAAATGAGATCTCAG AGGACACGCTGAACTTCTGGAAGGGTATCGCTGATGTGGGTTTGCTGGGTGAAGTGGTGACCAACATCAGCACagagctgctggagctgctgaacGGCGTGCAGCAGCGCAGGGAGCCAGCTGGCTTACAGGACACAG AGGTGGCGGTGCTCAGCAACCTTGCCCAAGTGTTCGGCCTGCTCGACTCGGTCAAGAAGACACTGGAGAAGACGAGGCAGCAGATGGATCCCAGCCAGGAGCACACCCTCAGCACGCTCACCA ACCTGGAGGTGCAGCTGGAAGAACagaggaagcagcagcaggtgCGAGCTCTGCTGTCCTGCCCGCAGCCCGCCAAAAACAAAACTCCCACAAAGCGCCAGACCAAGCGGCCGCGTCTTCAGAGGCCTGCCTCCACCACCACCCTCTTGACCTCGTCCATCAACCAGCAGGCTGCCCTGCAGCCCCAGCAGTTCACCGTGCTCTCCCCCATCTCGCTGTCCTCGGTGGGCCAGCCGTTTACCATGGGAGGCCTGCCCATCGCCTCCCTGGCCCAGTCCTCCAACACGGTCACCCTGCTCCCCGCCGGCTCGCAGCTTTTCACCCGCTACATGGTGACAACCGGAGACGGAAAAGGGGACACCATCACCTTGCACCCGTCCTCGGGCCTCACACTGGTGGGCACCACCATGCAGGACTCCAGCCAGCTGGGCACCATGGTGAGTCCCATAGAGCTGCTGCACCTGAGCCAGCAGGCCGGCGGCGGCGAGATGGTGCCCATAGAAGGCCAGGTGATGGATGGCACCATGCTGGTGCAGCAGGAGGTGATGCAGAGCGACGCGGAGGCCGGCCAAGAGCACACGGTCATTGAGATCAACCCGGCTCCCATGGAGCAGGCGGTGGGAGTGATGGAGCTGCAGCTGAGCGAGGAGCCGGGCAGAGACGGAGCCGCCATGATGGTCCAGAGCGCAATGGAGGTGACCATGGCTGCAGCGGGGGAGGAGACACAGTGCCAAATGCAGGAAGCACAGACTGGGGGGGTCCAGGGGCTGCAGCTGGACGCCAGCGGACAGTTGTCAGGGGTACAGATAGTTGTAATAGAAGAAAACACTCAGGAAGAAAACACggtcaaataa